The Aspergillus fumigatus Af293 chromosome 5, whole genome shotgun sequence nucleotide sequence GTCTTGATAAGTGAGAATGGTTTTGTATGGAAGAAATATAGTCAATCAAATGTTGGTTATTATTTTCATTACAAAGGTATCACGGTTGCTATTTTTTAATTGTGAATGATAATGAAGAAAATTTCCTGCCTGACGATCCAGGCCGCCATCCCGGAAGCGGCATCCAGGAGAAGGTATGTTgaatacagagtacaggTGATGTATTTGATAATTACATACACACAAATTACAGAGTATTCCACAAAGTACCTTAACATAATTCATCCACAAACATCCAAGCAATGGATAGAAATACTGGAGCGAGCACATTTAAGATTACTACGAAGATGGACGAGGCTACTTTCGATGACAGGATTTAAGATATAATTTTACGTTGAGACTTTTCTCATTTTTGAACAATAGGAGCACAACCTCCGTGTTAATTGTTATGGGTTTAATCTCCACTGTGCCCTTAACTCTACTCCTAGAATGTGAGGACCTGTTAAATCAACAGCTGCTGAGGCCATAAACAGCCGTATTTCCATCTGCAATCTCCAGCAACCAGCAGTTGTCTAGCACTTACACTGCTTTGCACCACTACACTGCACCTGCCAAGCATTGGCTAGTCACCCCTCTGAGGTGCTCAATTTCAGCAAGCTCTCACCTCATTTCAGCTAACAGCTAAAAGACCAAAAATAGCCTCCTCTGATAGGAGATATTGTCCCCTTCGTTTTCCCTGTCTTTCTGGgtgctacggagtatatataagAACAGTTACCTACCTTCTTATCATTTCTTGTCCTTCCACTCTTCTACCTCTTTAATTCTTATATTTTGGCCAATTTCAGAGTTAATCCTAGAGCAGTTCCCCCCTTTATATTGTACCTGTCTAGATGGCACCCTCTCTCCTTCTACCTGCAAATCTAAATAAGTACCAAGAGGAAATTGATTTCTATTCTGTATAGAGAGCCACTCCGGGGATAGGACTTACATTAGAATAACTTTCTGCTTATGGATCACGGTTTCCTCTGATTCTTGGGATGTGTTCCTAAACACCTGCATATGTCAGATTTCCACTACCATCCATTTAGTCACCCAGATCGATGTGCTGTAGCGGCTTTCTCACAGAACATTGGACACATTACCTTACCAGGCTCTTGTTCGACGTTACCCTACATTTCTGCACTTAAGCGCGCCGGCAGCTGATGTTTTAATGTTGTTGGAAACCTATTCGTCGAACCATAGTTCCGACCCATAGGCCACACTCCCCACCGTAGCAGGTCAGGATAGGCCTCAGCGCTTCAACTCCAGCAACCCGCATCGAAATGTCGAGCGCCTCAGTACTAAGCTGGCTTCAGCCTCTTCAGCACTGATTGACTGTTGCCAATGAATACGCGCTCTGCTCATGTAAAGATGGCCAGTGTTGAGGGAAACCAAGGTATATAAATGGCAAACTGTGGTTAAGTTCAAGAACGTCTCTATCATTCAAATTGCCTCATTCCATATCCCACTGTCCACTCTCATCACTAACTATCATCTAACATCCAGCACTAATCACCAATTCCCAGTATGCCTTGATCATTCTCAACCACCATGCGAGCGCTGCTCGAGATTATTTGGAAAAACACCCAAGCTAAATCAAAGTACGATGCGATGATTACCCGCACAATCGAGGCACATCCGAAAATGAGTAAATGGAGGAGAGTTGAAGTTGCGTTAGTAATGCAGATGTTGCAAAACCGTAATTATCTTGCTTGTCATCTTGCTAGGGGCGACGAACATAACTCCATAGCAGACCCTGACTTGCGCGTATCTGGGCAGATATTCAACAAGGAGGGAATGAGGATTACGTCAGGGCATTGGTACAAAGACGGGCGAGTGGTGTATTCGAAGAACACCTCTATAAATGATTTGACTGGCCGCGAAGGCGGGTTCATCTTGCGAAGTATTATTCAATTTGTTGGTAGGGCTATCTGTGTTTGGATATGTCGACAGTGGATGGATGTAAACAGAGATCACATGACAAGTTTCATGGTCTGTTCATGAATTTTACGTCGAGCTTATATACAACCAGTCTCTCCTGCTTTCAACAAGAGATCAACGCTATAGTGGCCAGTGAGTAATAACTTACTCATCTCTTTGTGGCCATGAACCTTAGAAGAATCATTCAGTCCATTCCCTGCAAACCCCCTCCCATCCCAGCAAAGTTACTCCCCCCAGCCGATctggttgaagaagagcacACTCCCCATTATAAGTCTCAGCACTTTTACCCTGTACGTCTTTATGAGATACTTGACAACCGTTACCAAATCGCCGCTAAAATAGGCTGGGGAACAAGCTCGACAGTATGGCTAGCACGCGATCTTCACCAGTATAAGAAGATTTTTTGATAGTGTATTCAAACCTTCTCTTACAATGTCATAGGTGGCGATGGCTTCCGCCCCGATACGTGGCCATCAAAGTTAACGCACATAATTATGCATCTCAAGAGTCTGCAGAGAAGGAGCTGCGCATTACTGAGCATATAACCAAAGCAAACCCCCAGCATCCAGGCCGCAACTTTGTCGCCACCTTGTTAGACTCGTTTCGTGTTGCTAGCCCGAGCGGCACTCATATTTGCATGGTCTTTGATGCGCTTTGTGAACCTCTATGGATGCTGAAGCATCGTTTCGAAGGAAACACAATCCCTCTTGATGTCTTGAAACCGGTGTCCAAACTCATACTAGAAGGACTACGGTACCTCCATACCGAGTGCCACGTTATTCATACAGGTAACAAGCCATTCATTCTGGCCCACTCCTAAGATCCGCTAACAGACGAACAAGATCTTAAGTCCGATAACATCTTACTGGCCCTACGCAACCCGTCTATCCTGGACTCGGTCGCGCAAGATGAAATGAACAATCCCTCTCCACGAAAACAACTGGACGATCGGGACATATACTTATCCCGAAATTACTGGGGACTGTCACCCGCCGAACTGGGCAGATCGGTAATAACTGACTTTGGACTTGCCGTACGTGGTGACGGCGCCCCGAACAGCCACCCCATCCAGCCAGAGGAGTATCGGGCCCCAGAAGTTTGTCTCGGGGCTGATTGGAGCTACAGTGCTGACATTTGGAATTTGGGAGTTATGGTAAAGACCTCTTTATCATTATATTGATCACCACTGACCGTCTACTAGATTTGGGACCTGTTCTATGGCCGCGGGCCCTTCGACACACCACCGAACGCCCGCGGCTCAGGCTCTGCAGACGAAGCCCATCTAGGCCAGATCATTTCCCTCCTGGGGCCCCCTCCACCTGATCTTCTTAGCCGGGGAAAAGACACATCTCGGTATTTTGATGCTAAAGGTATGCTCAATGTGTCCTAACTAGACACCACTAAGCTAAATGATTTGATAGGACAATTCAAATTCCCCGAGCTCATCGGAAAAAAGGATCTGGTCTCTATGGCTAAGGAaattgaagatgacgacggaATGCCCCAGTTTGTAGACTTTATTTCTAGAATGCTGCGCTGGAGGCCTGAGGACCGGACTACGGCAGAGGACCTGCTTTCCCATGCGTGGCTTCTGGCGTCACTATAAATGATGTAACACACTGTTGTGGTGTCCTTTGCGCAGTTCTCTGTTTGACATGATGTGGGGGAGCAGAGGTTTTTGTGCCCGTAGGTAGGATAGCTGGCCTTGAGGATGCGGGCTTGTCCATGAAAGCCTGTTCCACTCAAAGCTGCTTAGGACAGATTGTTCACGATAGGGGGAAGGACTATTTAGATATAGAGATCCCTGAGGTTTGCAAGCAGGCTGTAGCCCGTTTGCTCTGCCTGTTCCCCTTTTTTAGTGCGTCGGAACCAAAGAATAAAAATTAGCCTGGAATCTTAGCGGATGTGATAATAGGCTTGCCATATTCTATACTGTAGCATTGCTTTCAAAAGTCTTAATCCTCTGTCTTGCTAAGGGTTGTGCCCCAGTACACCTGGATTGGCCCCAGACTTCTCCCTGAGGAGTTTCCCCTAAGATAGCCTAATCACCTCTGCCCAAGGCCGgctcttttcctttttctaACCCCAGAAGGAGGTGTGCCTCTTCCTTGGACCAAGGCCTAcacttccttgaccttcttcggTCCTTCCTGGAAGTTGCTGGATTTTGTTCTGCCCCATGTTAGGGACTTGAAGTATTAGACATGCAATTTATAAAGCGCCTTTAAATAGCCAAGAAAGTAAATTCAAAAAGTTGTCCAGTGGAATAGACCTGAAGTAGGACTGAAAGGCAGTAAAGGAATCTACCTGAAGAGGTAATCTATAGTGGGCTCAAAGTTGCTTTGGACCTTGGCTGTTGGATTGCTGTGTCTTCTGCTTTCTGCTTTCAGGTTTGGCAGCATCGTTACTCTTAGGGACATCCTTGGGAATGGGTACTTTTGCGTTGTACAGGCAGGGATGTACTTGATAATGGCTGTTAGTGGGAAAGGTGGTAATAAATTACTGAGTGTTGGAGGACTGCTCCGGAGGGGCCTGTATCTTAGTGATCAGAATCGGATGTATGTTAATCCGCAACGCCGAGATCTTTAGGTTCATCAAGCCAGGATCTACAAAGTACTACCTTTTACAATGACAATTTTCTGCTTTATTAACCAACTCCTTTGAGTTCTCAAGACATTTCAAACCATGAAGCCGACTGTCTCCTGAACGTTTTCTTCTAGAACCTAATTCGACTAGTTAATTCGACCAGTAGGTCTAGAGGACAAACCTGCCAGCGCCATGAATCAAGATTCAGAGCAGAAGCACCAACCCGCTCGAGAACTGGACGACGACAATGATGACGATTCCCTGTTTGAAGCGCTCGAGAACGAGGATGACTCGGCCTACCGTGCGCATCGCATCGAACAACTCAATGCCGAGTTTTCTGCGGCGAAAAACAATCGATCCTCTCTCCACGATCTAGCAACCACCGTCATTGAAGAAGGCATCTACCCTACTTTGAAAGACGACCAAGCTGTGCTAGACTTCACAACACAGACCCATCGTTGTGTCATCCATTTTGCCCATCCGGATTTCGCCCGATGCGGGTTCATGGATGAGCACATCCGGGCATTGGCAACACGGCACCATGAGGTGCGCTTCGCGCGCGTCGATGTGCGCAATACCCCCTTCGTGGTGAACAAGCTGAACATACGAGTCCTTCCTTGTGTAATTGGGTTTAAGGACGGAATTGTTGTCGAGCGTGTGGTGGGATTTGAAGGTCTTGGAGCTGGGGGGCGGGACGGGGCTGACAGTTTTGATATCGCGACTCTAGAAAAGCGGCTGCTTTGGAAAGGGATCCTCACCCAGACGAAGTTCAAAAATAATGAGGATGATTCTGATATATCTGAGGGTGGCAGTGGCGACGAAGGTTCCAACAGGAGACGGCCAGGTACTGGGCGACGGACTATTCGGAGCGGAAATGGACGACACCAtggaggcgatgatgacgatgacgacgactGGGGCTGAAATGGCAGTATGCACCATCAAGCTCTCCACAACAGCATGACTAAGTTGGTCTCTCtcggcggaggaggacagCCATGAGTTTTGGCTTGCAATCCACAATCTGGTGTGCAAACGATCATAGACATCTCAAGTGTCCAAGGCATATACAATTGGGCTAATATGCCACTCATTAGCATGCTTGGATGCCTTGTACAGTGGGACTTAGGGTGGAAATGAAAGAATAGTGTCTTCCCCGTCCTCTCGTAATGAGAAGTTCGGCTTGCTTGTCAAACACATAATAGGAGACACCAAGGCCGGAAAAGCCCATTCATAAGCAAATGAACTTCCTTCTTCTAGAGGACATGTGAAGAGAATCGTCAACTAGGAAAGCGAGTAGGAGGACCCTCCAATCATGAAAGACAAGCGGAAGTTCAATTGGCTAATATTGAACCTAAACTGCATGATCATTGAGTAAGTTACAAGCAATGTGGCTCAAGTCGAGTGAGAAACAAGACCATCTTCGGAAAAGAGAAATTGAGTGCTCCACGGAAGTATGGAAAGACCGTATGAATAACAGAAATAACAAGGAAAATTTATACAAGCGGTTGAAACCAGTCCCACCACATCCGCCTACTCGCTAGAGGAGGGATGTTGTTCTTCATCAGGTAAAGTCAACGAGAGAAAGGGAATAGAAGCCGCGTAGCGTTGGCACAAGGGTGCTcgcaagaaagagaaggaaaaagctCAGGAAAGTAGGCTTAGATGGCTATATTCTTCATTTCCCCCAAGACCTCAGCTTCCGAGACTGCGGTTGTCCCTTGGCTAGACTCACGTCTCTGCACCTTTTCTGGTTTGGGTGACTTCCACTCGTCATGCTTGTCTGTGAGGTCCTGATTTTCCTTCCCAGAGATTTGGGGTGTAACTACCTCCATCAGATCATCTGTTTCGGGCTCCTTTCTATGCTCCTTGAAAGCATCTTCGGGCATCTCAACTTCAGCGCTTGTATTCACAGGGCTTGTCGCTTCTTCTGTGACACGAGCTAGAGGACTCGAAACGCCGAACTGTGTCTTAGGGCTCTGAGTAGAACCGCGGTTGGGAAATCGGTGAGGAGACCGGCCACGTTCTTCACTAGGTGTTGGGCTCCCATACGGGGATTCTTTCCCGGGGCGGCTGTTCGTGTTGAGTCCCAGTCCATTTGGCGCCTTGCGTCGAGGGGCTCTTCTGCCATATTTCTGGTCTGTTCTCCAACGCAGAATCTCCAAATAAGGCGGCTCAACATTCTGACCCTTGAATTCCAACAATTTAAGCTCATTTGTCTCCTCATCTACGCTGACCTTACCACTGCAGATATCATCCGCGAGCACAGCAAGGAAAGCAGCCCAAGAGCGAGCTACAACGTATTTGCAGTCGTAGTCACGACCGAAAATGATGACTTGACCCCATTTCCCGGCAGGGCCAGGGGCCAAGTCGATCGCAATGTTGTTGCCACCCCAATCACGAGCAAGAGGGATCCAGGCAGGGTGTGCGTATGCCTTCTGTACGGCGCCTGGAGGTTGTGAGTCCTGGCGGTCCAGAAGTTCTTGTCTCCAGAGGGGATTCGCGCCTTGCAGAGGAGGTACCGCAGAGGATGAGCTTGCTGTGGCC carries:
- a CDS encoding thioredoxin domain-containing protein, producing MNQDSEQKHQPARELDDDNDDDSLFEALENEDDSAYRAHRIEQLNAEFSAAKNNRSSLHDLATTVIEEGIYPTLKDDQAVLDFTTQTHRCVIHFAHPDFARCGFMDEHIRALATRHHEVRFARVDVRNTPFVVNKLNIRVLPCVIGFKDGIVVERVVGFEGLGAGGRDGADSFDIATLEKRLLWKGILTQTKFKNNEDDSDISEGGSGDEGSNRRRPGTGRRTIRSGNGRHHGGDDDDDDDWG
- a CDS encoding SMI1/KNR4 family protein, with the translated sequence MSNAFGSAWRSFWHTMTSYDRHASHDSPYRTGRHVPLSQSRHEPLTSIATSAIESRPDLTDTFEDDQPKGSTSSNSNGWTGSPTGVGSPNRPYSPGLRSLSSQKRRSTERGADGAPEIQMQSFHDGAPPPPPVAHSWRKIDRWLENNYEELYDNLCEGCTQNDINELEHELDCSLPLEVRESLMIHDGQERPGLPTGVIFGCMLLDCEEIVQEWKNWRTVNEEFLSNSTMMNPPPKATASSSSAVPPLQGANPLWRQELLDRQDSQPPGAVQKAYAHPAWIPLARDWGGNNIAIDLAPGPAGKWGQVIIFGRDYDCKYVVARSWAAFLAVLADDICSGKVSVDEETNELKLLEFKGQNVEPPYLEILRWRTDQKYGRRAPRRKAPNGLGLNTNSRPGKESPYGSPTPSEERGRSPHRFPNRGSTQSPKTQFGVSSPLARVTEEATSPVNTSAEVEMPEDAFKEHRKEPETDDLMEVVTPQISGKENQDLTDKHDEWKSPKPEKVQRRESSQGTTAVSEAEVLGEMKNIAI